In Labrus bergylta chromosome 1, fLabBer1.1, whole genome shotgun sequence, one genomic interval encodes:
- the clockb gene encoding clock circadian regulator b isoform X4 produces MTSSIGDDCSIFDGLMEEDEKDKAKRVSRNKSEKKRRDQFNVLIKELGTMLPGNTRKMDKSTILQKSIDFLCKHKEIAAQSESSEIRQDWKPPFLSNEEFTQLMLEALDGFFIAIMTDGNILYISESVTSLLEHLPMDLVDQNLLNFLPVGEHSEVYKALSTHPTDPESLSTDYMKTKNHMEFCCHMLRGAIDPKEPPVYEYVKFIGNFKSLNNVPNMTRNGLAGVLQRSLQPAFDDQVCFVATVRLAKPQFIKEMCTVEEPNEEFTSRHSLEWKFLFLDHRAPPIIGYLPFEVLGTSGYDYYHVDDLETLAKCHEHLMQYGKGKSCYYRFLTKGQQWIWLQTHYYITYHQWNSRPEFIVCTHTVVSYAEVRAEQRRELGIEEANPEVTADKSQDSGSESQLNTSSLKEALERFDRSRTPSTSSRSSHKSSSHISDNTCTSTASRLHMDTATPPRQSLASTMEISQRRSSISSQSMSSQTTGQSVTPSMITQQQQQQQQQQQQQQQQQQQQQQQQQQQQQQQQQQQQQQQQQQQQPQQLQTNVQPVMEFSAQVNAMQHLKDQLEQRTRLIQANIQRQQEELRHIQDQLQKVQGTGIQMLLQQQGGAMNVQLPQVGQVQQTTTLTNQVQQTTINPVHSGTQQLTIQQQAPPPQQNLQQQTNTLTQAQRQPQQTQQPQPQTQGSVSAPLYNTMMISQPGQPNVLQISTSLPQSNTQPGTAVATFTQDRQIRFPAGQQLVTKLVTAPMACGAVMVPTSMFMGQVVTAYNPFGGQQGGQTQTLTLQPAQPQQGQPDNQNQTTVVAQSGQQGQQQQQQFLQGTRLLHSNQSTQLILQAAFPLQQQGTFTQATHQQQPQQQQQQQQQQQQQQQQQQQQQRQQSHHQRHQQQLKPQPQKQQKAPSSHRTDSVSSQPQ; encoded by the exons ATGACATCAAGCATCGG GGATGATTGTAGTATCTTTGATGGGTTGATGGAAGAAGATGAAAAGGACAAAGCAAAACG tgtgtCCCGAAACAAGTCTGAGAAGAAACGGAGAGACCAGTTCAATGTCCTCATCAAGGAACTCGGCACCATGTTGCCTGGCAACACCAGGAAGATGGATAAGTCCACCATCCTGCAGAAAAGCATCGACTTCCTGTGTAAACACAAAG AGATCGCAGCCCAGTCGGAGTCCAGTGAAATCAGGCAGGACTGGAAGCCTCCATTTCTTAGCAATGAGGAGTTTACCCAGCTCATGCTGGAG GCTCTGGATGGGTTCTTTATAGCAATAATGACTGACGGGAACATCCTCTACATCTCCGAGAGTGTCACCTCTTTACTAGAACACTTACCg ATGGACTTAGTGGACCAGAACCTTTTAAACTTCCTGCCTGTCGGGGAACACTCCGAGGTCTACAAGGCTCTGTCGACACACCCCACTGACCCTGAGAGCCTTAGCACGGATTACATGAAGA CTAAGAACCACATGGAGTTCTGCTGCCATATGCTGCGAGGGGCCATTGACCCCAAAGAGCCCCCGGTCTATGAATATGTCAAGTTCATTGGCAACTTTAAGTCTCTCAACAACG TCCCCAACATGACGAGGAACGGTCTAGCGGGGGTGTTGCAGAGATCACTTCAGCCTGCGTTCGATGACCAGGTGTGCTTTGTAGCCACTGTACGCCTGGCCAAACCTCAGTTTATCAAG GAGATGTGTACAGTGGAGGAGCCCAATGAAGAGTTCACGTCTAGGCACAGTCTGGAATGGAAGTTCCTCTTTTTAGACCACAG AGCTCCTCCAATCATAGGATACCTGCCTTTCGAAGTTCTGGGAACATCAGGGTACGACTATTACCACGTGGACGACCTGGAGACACTAGCCAAGTGTCATGAGCACT TGATGCAGTACGGTAAAGGGAAGTCTTGCTACTACCGTTTCCTGACTAAAGGTCAACAGTGGATTTGGCTCCAAACGCACTACTACATCACCTACCACCAGTGGAACTCTCGGCCTGAGTTCATCGTCTGCACGCACACAGTAGTCAG CTATGCAGAGGTGAGGGCAGAGCAGCGCAGAGAGCTGGGTATTGAGGAAGCAAACCCAGAAGTTACTGCAGATAAG agtcagGACTCTGGCTCCGAGTCACAGTTGAACACGTCAAGCCTCAAAGAGGCTCTGGAGAGATTCGACCGCAGCCGCACACCATCGACCTCATCGCGGAGTTCCCACAAGTCCTCATCGCACATCTCTGACAACACTTGCACGT CAACGGCCTCCAGGCTACACATGGACACGGCCACGCCCCCACGCCAGTCCCTGGCCTCCACCATGGAGATCTCGCAGCGCCGCTCATCCATCAGCAGCCAG tctATGAGCTCTCAGACCACAGGGCAGAGTGTAACTCCAAGTATGAtcactcaacaacaacaacagcagcaacaacaacaacaacaacaacaacagcagcagcagcagcagcagcagcagcaacaacagcaacaacaacaacaacaacaacagcagcagcagcaacaacaacaacagcaacaaccacagcagctacagACAAACGTACAG CCGGTGATGGAGTTCTCTGCCCAGGTGAACGCCATGCAGCATCTGAAGGACCAGCTGGAGCAGAGGACGAGACTGATCCAGGCCAACATCCAGCGtcagcaggaggagctgagacacATCCAGGATCAGCTGCAGAAAGTGCAGGGAACGGGCATACAG ATGTTGCTGCAGCAGCAAGGCGGAGCGATGAACGTGCAGCTCCCGCAGGTGGGGCAGGTCCAACAGACGACGACTCTGACCAATCAAGTCCAGCAAACAACAATTAACCCCGTCCATTCAGGAACTCAGCAGCTCACCATCCAGCAGcaggccccgccccctcagCAGAACCTCCAGCAGCAGACCAACACCCTCACACAG GCCCAGCGTCAGCCCCAGCAAACCCAGCAGCCTCAGCCCCAAACCCAGGGCTCTGTATCTGCTCCTCTGTACAACACCATGATGATTTCACAGCCAGGGCAGCCCAACGTGCTGCAGATCAGCACCAGCCTGCCACAGAGCAACACGCAGCCGGGCACCGCTGTGGCCACCTTCACACAGGACCGACAGATACG GTTCCCGGCAGGGCAGCAGCTGGTCACCAAGCTTGTGACGGCTCCAATGGCATGTGGAGCAGTCATGGTACCCACCTCCATGTTTATGGGACAGGTGGTCACTGCGTACAACCCCTTTGGAGGACAACAG GGAGGACAGACACAGACCCTGACTCTGCAACCAGCTCAACCTCAACAAGGCCAGCCCGACAACCAAAACCAAACAACTGTAGTGGCACAGAGCGGCCAGCAGgggcagcagcaacagcagcaattCCTACAG GGCACTCGTCTCCTCCATAGTAACCAGTCTACCCAGCTGATTCTGCAGGCAGCTTTCCCACTCCAGCAACAGGGGACCTTCACCCAGGCGACCCATCAACAgcaaccacagcagcagcagcagcaacaacaacaacaacaacaacaacagcaacagcagcagcagcagcagcggcaacAATCTCACCACCAGAGGCACCAGCAGCAGCTGAAACCACAGCCCCAGAAACAGCAGAAAGCCCCGTCGTCGCACAGGACTGACAGTGTCAGCAGCCAACCGCAGTAA
- the clockb gene encoding clock circadian regulator b isoform X2, with protein MTSSIGDDCSIFDGLMEEDEKDKAKRVSRNKSEKKRRDQFNVLIKELGTMLPGNTRKMDKSTILQKSIDFLCKHKEIAAQSESSEIRQDWKPPFLSNEEFTQLMLEALDGFFIAIMTDGNILYISESVTSLLEHLPMDLVDQNLLNFLPVGEHSEVYKALSTHPTDPESLSTDYMKTKNHMEFCCHMLRGAIDPKEPPVYEYVKFIGNFKSLNNGTSVPNMTRNGLAGVLQRSLQPAFDDQVCFVATVRLAKPQFIKEMCTVEEPNEEFTSRHSLEWKFLFLDHRAPPIIGYLPFEVLGTSGYDYYHVDDLETLAKCHEHLMQYGKGKSCYYRFLTKGQQWIWLQTHYYITYHQWNSRPEFIVCTHTVVSYAEVRAEQRRELGIEEANPEVTADKSQDSGSESQLNTSSLKEALERFDRSRTPSTSSRSSHKSSSHISDNTCTSTASRLHMDTATPPRQSLASTMEISQRRSSISSQSMSSQTTGQSVTPSMITQQQQQQQQQQQQQQQQQQQQQQQQQQQQQQQQQQQQQQQQQQQQPQQLQTNVQPVMEFSAQVNAMQHLKDQLEQRTRLIQANIQRQQEELRHIQDQLQKVQGTGIQMLLQQQGGAMNVQLPQVGQVQQTTTLTNQVQQTTINPVHSGTQQLTIQQQAPPPQQNLQQQTNTLTQAQRQPQQTQQPQPQTQGSVSAPLYNTMMISQPGQPNVLQISTSLPQSNTQPGTAVATFTQDRQIRFPAGQQLVTKLVTAPMACGAVMVPTSMFMGQVVTAYNPFGGQQGGQTQTLTLQPAQPQQGQPDNQNQTTVVAQSGQQGQQQQQQFLQGTRLLHSNQSTQLILQAAFPLQQQGTFTQATHQQQPQQQQQQQQQQQQQQQQQQQQQRQQSHHQRHQQQLKPQPQKQQKAPSSHRTDSVSSQPQ; from the exons ATGACATCAAGCATCGG GGATGATTGTAGTATCTTTGATGGGTTGATGGAAGAAGATGAAAAGGACAAAGCAAAACG tgtgtCCCGAAACAAGTCTGAGAAGAAACGGAGAGACCAGTTCAATGTCCTCATCAAGGAACTCGGCACCATGTTGCCTGGCAACACCAGGAAGATGGATAAGTCCACCATCCTGCAGAAAAGCATCGACTTCCTGTGTAAACACAAAG AGATCGCAGCCCAGTCGGAGTCCAGTGAAATCAGGCAGGACTGGAAGCCTCCATTTCTTAGCAATGAGGAGTTTACCCAGCTCATGCTGGAG GCTCTGGATGGGTTCTTTATAGCAATAATGACTGACGGGAACATCCTCTACATCTCCGAGAGTGTCACCTCTTTACTAGAACACTTACCg ATGGACTTAGTGGACCAGAACCTTTTAAACTTCCTGCCTGTCGGGGAACACTCCGAGGTCTACAAGGCTCTGTCGACACACCCCACTGACCCTGAGAGCCTTAGCACGGATTACATGAAGA CTAAGAACCACATGGAGTTCTGCTGCCATATGCTGCGAGGGGCCATTGACCCCAAAGAGCCCCCGGTCTATGAATATGTCAAGTTCATTGGCAACTTTAAGTCTCTCAACAACGGTACGTCag TCCCCAACATGACGAGGAACGGTCTAGCGGGGGTGTTGCAGAGATCACTTCAGCCTGCGTTCGATGACCAGGTGTGCTTTGTAGCCACTGTACGCCTGGCCAAACCTCAGTTTATCAAG GAGATGTGTACAGTGGAGGAGCCCAATGAAGAGTTCACGTCTAGGCACAGTCTGGAATGGAAGTTCCTCTTTTTAGACCACAG AGCTCCTCCAATCATAGGATACCTGCCTTTCGAAGTTCTGGGAACATCAGGGTACGACTATTACCACGTGGACGACCTGGAGACACTAGCCAAGTGTCATGAGCACT TGATGCAGTACGGTAAAGGGAAGTCTTGCTACTACCGTTTCCTGACTAAAGGTCAACAGTGGATTTGGCTCCAAACGCACTACTACATCACCTACCACCAGTGGAACTCTCGGCCTGAGTTCATCGTCTGCACGCACACAGTAGTCAG CTATGCAGAGGTGAGGGCAGAGCAGCGCAGAGAGCTGGGTATTGAGGAAGCAAACCCAGAAGTTACTGCAGATAAG agtcagGACTCTGGCTCCGAGTCACAGTTGAACACGTCAAGCCTCAAAGAGGCTCTGGAGAGATTCGACCGCAGCCGCACACCATCGACCTCATCGCGGAGTTCCCACAAGTCCTCATCGCACATCTCTGACAACACTTGCACGT CAACGGCCTCCAGGCTACACATGGACACGGCCACGCCCCCACGCCAGTCCCTGGCCTCCACCATGGAGATCTCGCAGCGCCGCTCATCCATCAGCAGCCAG tctATGAGCTCTCAGACCACAGGGCAGAGTGTAACTCCAAGTATGAtcactcaacaacaacaacagcagcaacaacaacaacaacaacaacaacagcagcagcagcagcagcagcagcagcaacaacagcaacaacaacaacaacaacaacagcagcagcagcaacaacaacaacagcaacaaccacagcagctacagACAAACGTACAG CCGGTGATGGAGTTCTCTGCCCAGGTGAACGCCATGCAGCATCTGAAGGACCAGCTGGAGCAGAGGACGAGACTGATCCAGGCCAACATCCAGCGtcagcaggaggagctgagacacATCCAGGATCAGCTGCAGAAAGTGCAGGGAACGGGCATACAG ATGTTGCTGCAGCAGCAAGGCGGAGCGATGAACGTGCAGCTCCCGCAGGTGGGGCAGGTCCAACAGACGACGACTCTGACCAATCAAGTCCAGCAAACAACAATTAACCCCGTCCATTCAGGAACTCAGCAGCTCACCATCCAGCAGcaggccccgccccctcagCAGAACCTCCAGCAGCAGACCAACACCCTCACACAG GCCCAGCGTCAGCCCCAGCAAACCCAGCAGCCTCAGCCCCAAACCCAGGGCTCTGTATCTGCTCCTCTGTACAACACCATGATGATTTCACAGCCAGGGCAGCCCAACGTGCTGCAGATCAGCACCAGCCTGCCACAGAGCAACACGCAGCCGGGCACCGCTGTGGCCACCTTCACACAGGACCGACAGATACG GTTCCCGGCAGGGCAGCAGCTGGTCACCAAGCTTGTGACGGCTCCAATGGCATGTGGAGCAGTCATGGTACCCACCTCCATGTTTATGGGACAGGTGGTCACTGCGTACAACCCCTTTGGAGGACAACAG GGAGGACAGACACAGACCCTGACTCTGCAACCAGCTCAACCTCAACAAGGCCAGCCCGACAACCAAAACCAAACAACTGTAGTGGCACAGAGCGGCCAGCAGgggcagcagcaacagcagcaattCCTACAG GGCACTCGTCTCCTCCATAGTAACCAGTCTACCCAGCTGATTCTGCAGGCAGCTTTCCCACTCCAGCAACAGGGGACCTTCACCCAGGCGACCCATCAACAgcaaccacagcagcagcagcagcaacaacaacaacaacaacaacaacagcaacagcagcagcagcagcagcggcaacAATCTCACCACCAGAGGCACCAGCAGCAGCTGAAACCACAGCCCCAGAAACAGCAGAAAGCCCCGTCGTCGCACAGGACTGACAGTGTCAGCAGCCAACCGCAGTAA
- the clockb gene encoding clock circadian regulator b isoform X3, with the protein MTSSIGDDCSIFDGLMEEDEKDKAKRVSRNKSEKKRRDQFNVLIKELGTMLPGNTRKMDKSTILQKSIDFLCKHKEIAAQSESSEIRQDWKPPFLSNEEFTQLMLEALDGFFIAIMTDGNILYISESVTSLLEHLPMDLVDQNLLNFLPVGEHSEVYKALSTHPTDPESLSTDYMKTKNHMEFCCHMLRGAIDPKEPPVYEYVKFIGNFKSLNNVPNMTRNGLAGVLQRSLQPAFDDQVCFVATVRLAKPQFIKEMCTVEEPNEEFTSRHSLEWKFLFLDHRAPPIIGYLPFEVLGTSGYDYYHVDDLETLAKCHEHLMQYGKGKSCYYRFLTKGQQWIWLQTHYYITYHQWNSRPEFIVCTHTVVSYAEVRAEQRRELGIEEANPEVTADKSQDSGSESQLNTSSLKEALERFDRSRTPSTSSRSSHKSSSHISDNTCTSTASRLHMDTATPPRQSLASTMEISQRRSSISSQSMSSQTTGQSVTPSMITQQQQQQQQQQQQQQQQQQQQQQQQQQQQQQQQQQQQQQQQQQQQPQQLQTNVQPVMEFSAQVNAMQHLKDQLEQRTRLIQANIQRQQEELRHIQDQLQKVQGTGIQMLLQQQGGAMNVQLPQVGQVQQTTTLTNQVQQTTINPVHSGTQQLTIQQQAPPPQQNLQQQTNTLTQAQRQPQQTQQPQPQTQGSVSAPLYNTMMISQPGQPNVLQISTSLPQSNTQPGTAVATFTQDRQIRFPAGQQLVTKLVTAPMACGAVMVPTSMFMGQVVTAYNPFGGQQQGGQTQTLTLQPAQPQQGQPDNQNQTTVVAQSGQQGQQQQQQFLQGTRLLHSNQSTQLILQAAFPLQQQGTFTQATHQQQPQQQQQQQQQQQQQQQQQQQQQRQQSHHQRHQQQLKPQPQKQQKAPSSHRTDSVSSQPQ; encoded by the exons ATGACATCAAGCATCGG GGATGATTGTAGTATCTTTGATGGGTTGATGGAAGAAGATGAAAAGGACAAAGCAAAACG tgtgtCCCGAAACAAGTCTGAGAAGAAACGGAGAGACCAGTTCAATGTCCTCATCAAGGAACTCGGCACCATGTTGCCTGGCAACACCAGGAAGATGGATAAGTCCACCATCCTGCAGAAAAGCATCGACTTCCTGTGTAAACACAAAG AGATCGCAGCCCAGTCGGAGTCCAGTGAAATCAGGCAGGACTGGAAGCCTCCATTTCTTAGCAATGAGGAGTTTACCCAGCTCATGCTGGAG GCTCTGGATGGGTTCTTTATAGCAATAATGACTGACGGGAACATCCTCTACATCTCCGAGAGTGTCACCTCTTTACTAGAACACTTACCg ATGGACTTAGTGGACCAGAACCTTTTAAACTTCCTGCCTGTCGGGGAACACTCCGAGGTCTACAAGGCTCTGTCGACACACCCCACTGACCCTGAGAGCCTTAGCACGGATTACATGAAGA CTAAGAACCACATGGAGTTCTGCTGCCATATGCTGCGAGGGGCCATTGACCCCAAAGAGCCCCCGGTCTATGAATATGTCAAGTTCATTGGCAACTTTAAGTCTCTCAACAACG TCCCCAACATGACGAGGAACGGTCTAGCGGGGGTGTTGCAGAGATCACTTCAGCCTGCGTTCGATGACCAGGTGTGCTTTGTAGCCACTGTACGCCTGGCCAAACCTCAGTTTATCAAG GAGATGTGTACAGTGGAGGAGCCCAATGAAGAGTTCACGTCTAGGCACAGTCTGGAATGGAAGTTCCTCTTTTTAGACCACAG AGCTCCTCCAATCATAGGATACCTGCCTTTCGAAGTTCTGGGAACATCAGGGTACGACTATTACCACGTGGACGACCTGGAGACACTAGCCAAGTGTCATGAGCACT TGATGCAGTACGGTAAAGGGAAGTCTTGCTACTACCGTTTCCTGACTAAAGGTCAACAGTGGATTTGGCTCCAAACGCACTACTACATCACCTACCACCAGTGGAACTCTCGGCCTGAGTTCATCGTCTGCACGCACACAGTAGTCAG CTATGCAGAGGTGAGGGCAGAGCAGCGCAGAGAGCTGGGTATTGAGGAAGCAAACCCAGAAGTTACTGCAGATAAG agtcagGACTCTGGCTCCGAGTCACAGTTGAACACGTCAAGCCTCAAAGAGGCTCTGGAGAGATTCGACCGCAGCCGCACACCATCGACCTCATCGCGGAGTTCCCACAAGTCCTCATCGCACATCTCTGACAACACTTGCACGT CAACGGCCTCCAGGCTACACATGGACACGGCCACGCCCCCACGCCAGTCCCTGGCCTCCACCATGGAGATCTCGCAGCGCCGCTCATCCATCAGCAGCCAG tctATGAGCTCTCAGACCACAGGGCAGAGTGTAACTCCAAGTATGAtcactcaacaacaacaacagcagcaacaacaacaacaacaacaacaacagcagcagcagcagcagcagcagcagcaacaacagcaacaacaacaacaacaacaacagcagcagcagcaacaacaacaacagcaacaaccacagcagctacagACAAACGTACAG CCGGTGATGGAGTTCTCTGCCCAGGTGAACGCCATGCAGCATCTGAAGGACCAGCTGGAGCAGAGGACGAGACTGATCCAGGCCAACATCCAGCGtcagcaggaggagctgagacacATCCAGGATCAGCTGCAGAAAGTGCAGGGAACGGGCATACAG ATGTTGCTGCAGCAGCAAGGCGGAGCGATGAACGTGCAGCTCCCGCAGGTGGGGCAGGTCCAACAGACGACGACTCTGACCAATCAAGTCCAGCAAACAACAATTAACCCCGTCCATTCAGGAACTCAGCAGCTCACCATCCAGCAGcaggccccgccccctcagCAGAACCTCCAGCAGCAGACCAACACCCTCACACAG GCCCAGCGTCAGCCCCAGCAAACCCAGCAGCCTCAGCCCCAAACCCAGGGCTCTGTATCTGCTCCTCTGTACAACACCATGATGATTTCACAGCCAGGGCAGCCCAACGTGCTGCAGATCAGCACCAGCCTGCCACAGAGCAACACGCAGCCGGGCACCGCTGTGGCCACCTTCACACAGGACCGACAGATACG GTTCCCGGCAGGGCAGCAGCTGGTCACCAAGCTTGTGACGGCTCCAATGGCATGTGGAGCAGTCATGGTACCCACCTCCATGTTTATGGGACAGGTGGTCACTGCGTACAACCCCTTTGGAGGACAACAG CAGGGAGGACAGACACAGACCCTGACTCTGCAACCAGCTCAACCTCAACAAGGCCAGCCCGACAACCAAAACCAAACAACTGTAGTGGCACAGAGCGGCCAGCAGgggcagcagcaacagcagcaattCCTACAG GGCACTCGTCTCCTCCATAGTAACCAGTCTACCCAGCTGATTCTGCAGGCAGCTTTCCCACTCCAGCAACAGGGGACCTTCACCCAGGCGACCCATCAACAgcaaccacagcagcagcagcagcaacaacaacaacaacaacaacaacagcaacagcagcagcagcagcagcggcaacAATCTCACCACCAGAGGCACCAGCAGCAGCTGAAACCACAGCCCCAGAAACAGCAGAAAGCCCCGTCGTCGCACAGGACTGACAGTGTCAGCAGCCAACCGCAGTAA
- the clockb gene encoding clock circadian regulator b isoform X1 translates to MTSSIGDDCSIFDGLMEEDEKDKAKRVSRNKSEKKRRDQFNVLIKELGTMLPGNTRKMDKSTILQKSIDFLCKHKEIAAQSESSEIRQDWKPPFLSNEEFTQLMLEALDGFFIAIMTDGNILYISESVTSLLEHLPMDLVDQNLLNFLPVGEHSEVYKALSTHPTDPESLSTDYMKTKNHMEFCCHMLRGAIDPKEPPVYEYVKFIGNFKSLNNGTSVPNMTRNGLAGVLQRSLQPAFDDQVCFVATVRLAKPQFIKEMCTVEEPNEEFTSRHSLEWKFLFLDHRAPPIIGYLPFEVLGTSGYDYYHVDDLETLAKCHEHLMQYGKGKSCYYRFLTKGQQWIWLQTHYYITYHQWNSRPEFIVCTHTVVSYAEVRAEQRRELGIEEANPEVTADKSQDSGSESQLNTSSLKEALERFDRSRTPSTSSRSSHKSSSHISDNTCTSTASRLHMDTATPPRQSLASTMEISQRRSSISSQSMSSQTTGQSVTPSMITQQQQQQQQQQQQQQQQQQQQQQQQQQQQQQQQQQQQQQQQQQQQPQQLQTNVQPVMEFSAQVNAMQHLKDQLEQRTRLIQANIQRQQEELRHIQDQLQKVQGTGIQMLLQQQGGAMNVQLPQVGQVQQTTTLTNQVQQTTINPVHSGTQQLTIQQQAPPPQQNLQQQTNTLTQAQRQPQQTQQPQPQTQGSVSAPLYNTMMISQPGQPNVLQISTSLPQSNTQPGTAVATFTQDRQIRFPAGQQLVTKLVTAPMACGAVMVPTSMFMGQVVTAYNPFGGQQQGGQTQTLTLQPAQPQQGQPDNQNQTTVVAQSGQQGQQQQQQFLQGTRLLHSNQSTQLILQAAFPLQQQGTFTQATHQQQPQQQQQQQQQQQQQQQQQQQQQRQQSHHQRHQQQLKPQPQKQQKAPSSHRTDSVSSQPQ, encoded by the exons ATGACATCAAGCATCGG GGATGATTGTAGTATCTTTGATGGGTTGATGGAAGAAGATGAAAAGGACAAAGCAAAACG tgtgtCCCGAAACAAGTCTGAGAAGAAACGGAGAGACCAGTTCAATGTCCTCATCAAGGAACTCGGCACCATGTTGCCTGGCAACACCAGGAAGATGGATAAGTCCACCATCCTGCAGAAAAGCATCGACTTCCTGTGTAAACACAAAG AGATCGCAGCCCAGTCGGAGTCCAGTGAAATCAGGCAGGACTGGAAGCCTCCATTTCTTAGCAATGAGGAGTTTACCCAGCTCATGCTGGAG GCTCTGGATGGGTTCTTTATAGCAATAATGACTGACGGGAACATCCTCTACATCTCCGAGAGTGTCACCTCTTTACTAGAACACTTACCg ATGGACTTAGTGGACCAGAACCTTTTAAACTTCCTGCCTGTCGGGGAACACTCCGAGGTCTACAAGGCTCTGTCGACACACCCCACTGACCCTGAGAGCCTTAGCACGGATTACATGAAGA CTAAGAACCACATGGAGTTCTGCTGCCATATGCTGCGAGGGGCCATTGACCCCAAAGAGCCCCCGGTCTATGAATATGTCAAGTTCATTGGCAACTTTAAGTCTCTCAACAACGGTACGTCag TCCCCAACATGACGAGGAACGGTCTAGCGGGGGTGTTGCAGAGATCACTTCAGCCTGCGTTCGATGACCAGGTGTGCTTTGTAGCCACTGTACGCCTGGCCAAACCTCAGTTTATCAAG GAGATGTGTACAGTGGAGGAGCCCAATGAAGAGTTCACGTCTAGGCACAGTCTGGAATGGAAGTTCCTCTTTTTAGACCACAG AGCTCCTCCAATCATAGGATACCTGCCTTTCGAAGTTCTGGGAACATCAGGGTACGACTATTACCACGTGGACGACCTGGAGACACTAGCCAAGTGTCATGAGCACT TGATGCAGTACGGTAAAGGGAAGTCTTGCTACTACCGTTTCCTGACTAAAGGTCAACAGTGGATTTGGCTCCAAACGCACTACTACATCACCTACCACCAGTGGAACTCTCGGCCTGAGTTCATCGTCTGCACGCACACAGTAGTCAG CTATGCAGAGGTGAGGGCAGAGCAGCGCAGAGAGCTGGGTATTGAGGAAGCAAACCCAGAAGTTACTGCAGATAAG agtcagGACTCTGGCTCCGAGTCACAGTTGAACACGTCAAGCCTCAAAGAGGCTCTGGAGAGATTCGACCGCAGCCGCACACCATCGACCTCATCGCGGAGTTCCCACAAGTCCTCATCGCACATCTCTGACAACACTTGCACGT CAACGGCCTCCAGGCTACACATGGACACGGCCACGCCCCCACGCCAGTCCCTGGCCTCCACCATGGAGATCTCGCAGCGCCGCTCATCCATCAGCAGCCAG tctATGAGCTCTCAGACCACAGGGCAGAGTGTAACTCCAAGTATGAtcactcaacaacaacaacagcagcaacaacaacaacaacaacaacaacagcagcagcagcagcagcagcagcagcaacaacagcaacaacaacaacaacaacaacagcagcagcagcaacaacaacaacagcaacaaccacagcagctacagACAAACGTACAG CCGGTGATGGAGTTCTCTGCCCAGGTGAACGCCATGCAGCATCTGAAGGACCAGCTGGAGCAGAGGACGAGACTGATCCAGGCCAACATCCAGCGtcagcaggaggagctgagacacATCCAGGATCAGCTGCAGAAAGTGCAGGGAACGGGCATACAG ATGTTGCTGCAGCAGCAAGGCGGAGCGATGAACGTGCAGCTCCCGCAGGTGGGGCAGGTCCAACAGACGACGACTCTGACCAATCAAGTCCAGCAAACAACAATTAACCCCGTCCATTCAGGAACTCAGCAGCTCACCATCCAGCAGcaggccccgccccctcagCAGAACCTCCAGCAGCAGACCAACACCCTCACACAG GCCCAGCGTCAGCCCCAGCAAACCCAGCAGCCTCAGCCCCAAACCCAGGGCTCTGTATCTGCTCCTCTGTACAACACCATGATGATTTCACAGCCAGGGCAGCCCAACGTGCTGCAGATCAGCACCAGCCTGCCACAGAGCAACACGCAGCCGGGCACCGCTGTGGCCACCTTCACACAGGACCGACAGATACG GTTCCCGGCAGGGCAGCAGCTGGTCACCAAGCTTGTGACGGCTCCAATGGCATGTGGAGCAGTCATGGTACCCACCTCCATGTTTATGGGACAGGTGGTCACTGCGTACAACCCCTTTGGAGGACAACAG CAGGGAGGACAGACACAGACCCTGACTCTGCAACCAGCTCAACCTCAACAAGGCCAGCCCGACAACCAAAACCAAACAACTGTAGTGGCACAGAGCGGCCAGCAGgggcagcagcaacagcagcaattCCTACAG GGCACTCGTCTCCTCCATAGTAACCAGTCTACCCAGCTGATTCTGCAGGCAGCTTTCCCACTCCAGCAACAGGGGACCTTCACCCAGGCGACCCATCAACAgcaaccacagcagcagcagcagcaacaacaacaacaacaacaacaacagcaacagcagcagcagcagcagcggcaacAATCTCACCACCAGAGGCACCAGCAGCAGCTGAAACCACAGCCCCAGAAACAGCAGAAAGCCCCGTCGTCGCACAGGACTGACAGTGTCAGCAGCCAACCGCAGTAA